A stretch of the candidate division WOR-3 bacterium genome encodes the following:
- a CDS encoding IS256 family transposase has translation MKDYTTKIQQDKDTYSWSVLEKVLREGAQRMLIQAIENEIDEFIEKHSKRVDEKGRRIVVRNGYYPERKIITGLGPFNVKAPRVDDRKLDQGTEERFTSAILPRYLRKIPSVDNLIPVLYLKGISTNGFQDALASILGEGAKGLSATNIVRLKKSWENDFLIWSKRDLSKNKYAYIWADGIYFNVRLESERSCILVIMGADSSGNKELLAVNDGYRESTESWKEMLLGLKKQGMQVDPKLAIGDGALGFWKALDEVFPETKRQRCWVHKTANILDKMTKSVQSKAKFMIQEMYMADTEENALKAFDVQRHVNLRVVRHVYLRIKSGLSQKGCINKRNGASSVFTLKKEKRCPEKHLRWIVSCS, from the coding sequence ATGAAGGATTATACCACAAAAATTCAACAAGATAAAGATACATACAGTTGGTCTGTACTGGAAAAAGTTTTGAGAGAAGGAGCTCAACGGATGTTGATCCAGGCCATTGAAAACGAGATAGACGAATTTATTGAAAAACACTCAAAGAGAGTCGATGAGAAAGGCCGTAGGATAGTCGTGAGGAACGGATATTATCCGGAGAGAAAAATTATTACAGGCTTGGGTCCATTCAATGTGAAAGCGCCTCGGGTAGACGACAGAAAACTTGATCAGGGGACGGAAGAACGATTCACTAGCGCCATCCTGCCCCGATATCTCCGAAAGATTCCAAGTGTCGATAACCTGATTCCGGTGCTCTACCTGAAGGGAATATCTACCAATGGATTTCAGGATGCCTTGGCATCAATTTTAGGAGAGGGTGCTAAAGGTTTGTCAGCGACCAATATAGTCCGTCTGAAAAAGAGTTGGGAAAACGATTTCCTGATTTGGTCAAAACGAGATCTAAGCAAAAATAAATATGCCTATATTTGGGCTGATGGCATCTATTTCAATGTCCGGCTGGAAAGTGAACGAAGCTGCATCCTGGTTATTATGGGGGCTGACAGCTCTGGAAACAAGGAATTACTGGCAGTTAACGACGGGTATCGGGAAAGTACGGAAAGCTGGAAAGAAATGCTTTTGGGGCTCAAAAAACAAGGAATGCAGGTTGATCCAAAGCTTGCGATCGGTGACGGGGCATTGGGTTTCTGGAAAGCTCTTGATGAGGTGTTCCCTGAAACAAAACGGCAGCGGTGTTGGGTGCATAAAACCGCAAACATTCTTGACAAAATGACGAAGAGTGTTCAATCAAAGGCTAAGTTCATGATTCAGGAAATGTACATGGCTGATACGGAGGAAAATGCACTGAAAGCGTTTGATGTACAACGGCATGTTAATTTACGAGTCGTGCGGCATGTATATTTACGAATAAAAAGCGGATTATCCCAAAAAGGTTGCATCAATAAAAGGAATGGGGCATCTTCAGTCTTTACTCTAAAAAAGGAAAAAAGATGCCCCGAGAAACATTTACGCTGGATTGTATCATGTTCATGA
- a CDS encoding DUF4325 domain-containing protein, which yields MKGYKLKVRARGEQVRRFIIENVEKYPKNIAKLTARKFNVSRQAVNKHIQNLVLEGIVSVQGSTRSRTYKLRSLDQWDKTFQIVPGLAEDVVWRTDILPSLGNLPGNIIDIWHYGFTEMFNNAIDHSAGTLIYIQLTKTAAGTEMILSDNGIGIFRKIQTELNLLDERHAILELSKGKLTTDPANHTGEGIFFTSRMFDDFIILSGGVYFSHKYGNEEDWILELDKFSSGTTVFMLLHNHTSRTLKKVFNQFTSDDDLGFSKTIVPVRLAQYGDDKLVSRSQAKRLLARIDRFRVVIFDFKGVETIGQAFTDEIFRVFQNKHSDVELVYINANSTVSQMIKRIIISNK from the coding sequence ATGAAAGGATACAAATTGAAAGTTCGAGCTAGAGGTGAGCAGGTCCGTCGATTTATTATAGAGAATGTAGAGAAATATCCAAAAAATATTGCTAAGTTAACAGCCAGAAAATTCAATGTCTCCCGCCAAGCAGTTAATAAACATATACAAAATCTTGTCCTTGAAGGAATTGTTTCGGTTCAAGGAAGCACGCGTAGCAGAACATATAAACTACGCTCCTTGGATCAATGGGATAAAACATTTCAGATTGTTCCAGGGCTGGCAGAAGATGTTGTCTGGAGAACAGATATATTACCATCTCTAGGTAACCTGCCTGGGAATATTATTGATATTTGGCATTATGGATTTACGGAGATGTTTAATAATGCAATCGATCATTCTGCAGGTACTTTGATTTACATACAACTTACAAAAACAGCGGCAGGCACAGAAATGATATTATCAGATAACGGGATTGGGATATTCAGGAAAATTCAAACTGAATTAAATCTTCTTGATGAACGCCATGCGATTTTGGAATTGTCAAAAGGTAAACTGACTACAGATCCAGCAAACCATACTGGAGAAGGTATTTTTTTTACTTCCAGAATGTTTGATGATTTTATTATTTTATCCGGAGGTGTTTATTTCTCACATAAATATGGTAACGAGGAAGATTGGATACTTGAACTTGATAAATTTTCTTCAGGAACAACAGTTTTTATGCTTTTGCATAATCATACATCTCGAACTCTTAAAAAGGTCTTTAATCAATTCACATCAGATGACGATTTGGGATTTTCAAAAACAATCGTTCCCGTTCGCTTAGCACAATATGGCGATGATAAACTAGTCTCCCGTTCACAGGCCAAAAGGCTATTAGCACGTATTGATCGATTTAGAGTTGTTATATTCGACTTTAAGGGAGTCGAAACAATAGGACAAGCTTTTACTGATGAGATATTTCGTGTATTTCAAAATAAACATTCCGATGTTGAACTAGTTTATATCAATGCGAATTCAACGGTATCACAGATGATAAAAAGAATAATTATTTCTAATAAGTGA